The following are encoded together in the Haliscomenobacter hydrossis DSM 1100 genome:
- a CDS encoding Y-family DNA polymerase codes for MTYLLADANNFYASCERVFNPKLRGRPIVVLSNNDGCVVARSNEAKALGIPMGEPFFKIKALVKAQQVEVFSSNYTLYADMSARVMNILQAHCAETEVYSIDEAFLQPNRYGATLAENLDFASTLRQTVLQCTGIPISVGLANTKTLAKLANHLAKKRSPNGTYHLEASSPELAELPIEELWGVGAAYQQRLAGVGVRTVAELAKVPETWMQKEFGVVGLRLLKEVKGQACYGLEPPVESRKSIVVSRSFAKDVQELPALSEAVARYATRLGEKLRHYEQQAEAITVFVWANRFKPSEQAALQCSALSVELPLASSNTNELIHWARLLVSRLYQSGVRYKKAGIMATALRPQTSVQMNLFVDEGASLRSAQLMQTLDGINRKMGRNTVYFAACGNKPEWGPKAERRSGRFTTRWGELMRV; via the coding sequence GCTCTCCAACAACGACGGTTGTGTGGTGGCGCGCAGCAATGAAGCCAAGGCCTTGGGGATTCCCATGGGCGAGCCATTTTTCAAAATCAAAGCCTTGGTAAAAGCCCAACAAGTGGAGGTTTTTTCCAGCAATTACACCCTGTACGCCGACATGTCGGCCCGGGTGATGAACATCCTGCAAGCCCACTGTGCGGAAACCGAAGTGTACTCCATCGATGAAGCCTTTCTTCAGCCCAATCGCTATGGAGCCACGCTGGCGGAGAACCTGGACTTTGCCAGTACCCTGCGCCAAACCGTGCTGCAATGCACCGGAATACCCATCTCTGTGGGGTTAGCCAACACCAAAACCCTGGCCAAGTTGGCCAATCACCTGGCTAAAAAACGCAGTCCCAATGGCACCTACCACCTGGAAGCCAGCAGTCCGGAGCTCGCGGAACTGCCCATCGAGGAACTCTGGGGCGTAGGTGCGGCCTACCAGCAGCGTTTGGCGGGGGTAGGTGTGCGCACGGTAGCCGAGTTGGCCAAGGTACCTGAAACCTGGATGCAAAAGGAATTTGGGGTGGTGGGATTGCGGCTGCTCAAGGAAGTCAAGGGCCAGGCCTGCTATGGATTGGAGCCTCCGGTGGAAAGCCGCAAGTCGATAGTGGTGTCGCGTTCATTTGCCAAAGACGTCCAGGAACTCCCGGCGCTGAGCGAAGCGGTGGCCCGTTACGCCACCCGACTGGGTGAAAAGTTGCGGCACTACGAGCAACAAGCCGAAGCGATTACGGTATTTGTGTGGGCCAATCGCTTCAAGCCATCTGAACAGGCGGCTTTGCAATGCAGTGCGCTGAGCGTGGAGTTGCCCCTGGCCAGCAGTAATACCAATGAGTTGATTCATTGGGCGAGGCTGTTGGTGAGTAGGTTGTACCAGTCGGGGGTGCGCTACAAAAAGGCGGGAATCATGGCTACGGCGCTGCGGCCACAAACGAGTGTACAAATGAACTTGTTTGTGGACGAGGGCGCGTCGTTGCGCTCGGCGCAGTTGATGCAGACGCTGGACGGGATCAACCGGAAAATGGGGCGGAATACCGTGTACTTCGCGGCTTGTGGAAATAAGCCGGAGTGGGGGCCGAAAGCGGAGCGGAGGTCGGGGCGGTTTACGACAAGGTGGGGGGAGTTGATGAGGGTGTGA